A genome region from Euphorbia lathyris chromosome 4, ddEupLath1.1, whole genome shotgun sequence includes the following:
- the LOC136226005 gene encoding transcription factor bHLH143-like isoform X2, which yields MVSQAASQTRFRALKYENGIAGRPTIIVRVIACYQPLQDCQASNSGLFLPHNSLPSQNLNGMSASLEPVQPGYLPACASPVTYTIPANMNMPRIGIPSIPNLKTQQNGAQGLPQSLFEGFRQSSFPPFQNLLLAKKPSLKQNISALSRAYAGAVVPNAIPGCQRRFVIFDQSGTETRLIYSSLPTEMKPTPGSTKVTDGSYLNHKEHADKMDHINLTVPKLQEVWDENLLSAEESEMHEDTEEINALLCSDDDYDDDSEDDDEDDEVTSTGHSPLLIKNYEEIQGQIGELSEEVSDSDDQNKRQKLLDGGYTRSSQADIASSKRIAGVHTYDDDTEPSYAIGQNQEADTISILDTKQLKKDTVRQTLKILENIIPGAKDKDPVLVLDIAIDYLKSLKHRANTLGVNYS from the coding sequence GCTAGCAATTCGGGGTTGTTCTTACCTCATAATTCCTTGCCATCACAAAATCTCAATGGGATGAGCGCATCACTTGAGCCTGTGCAACCTGGATATTTGCCAGCATGTGCAAGTCCAGTTACATACACAATCCCAGCAAATATGAACATGCCAAGAATTGGGATCCCAAGTATCCCAAATTTGAAGACACAGCAAAACGGAGCCCAAGGGCTGCCTCAAAGTTTGTTCGAAGGGTTTCGTCAAAGTTCATTCCCTCCCTTCCAGAATTTACTTCTTGCTAAGAAGCCATCTCTGAAACAAAATATATCGGCTTTATCTCGTGCATATGCTGGGGCCGTTGTGCCAAATGCTATCCCTGGATGTCAGAGGAGATTTGTTATTTTTGATCAGTCTGGAACTGAAACAAGGTTAATATATAGTTCGCTCCCTACTGAAATGAAACCAACTCCAGGGTCGACAAAGGTGACTGATGGTTCTTACTTGAACCATAAAGAACATGCAGATAAAATGGACCATATCAATCTAACAGTGCCTAAGTTGCAGGAAGTATGGGATGAGAATCTCTTGAGTGCTGAAGAAAGTGAGATGCATGAAGACACTGAAGAAATCAATGCCTTGCTTTGCTCTGATGATGATTATGACGATGATAGCgaggatgatgatgaggatgatgaaGTAACTAGCACTGGCCACTCTCCCCTTCTGATTAAAAACTACGAGGAGATACAAGGACAAATAGGGGAACTATCAGAGGAAGTTTCTGATTCTGATGACCAAAACAAAAGGCAGAAATTGCTCGATGGTGGGTACACAAGATCATCACAAGCAGACATTGCTAGTTCCAAAAGAATAGCTGGAGTCCACACTTATGATGATGACACAGAACCAAGTTATGCTATTGGCCAAAATCAAGAAGCAGATACAATTTCTATTTTGGACACCAAGCAACTGAAAAAGGACACCGTTCGTCAAACATTGAAAATTCTGGAGAACATAATTCCTGGTGCAAAGGACAAGGACCCAGTGTTGGTTCTTGATATAGCTATAGATTACCTGAAGTCCTTGAAGCACAGAGCCAACACTTTAGGAGTGAACTACAGTTAA
- the LOC136226005 gene encoding transcription factor bHLH143-like isoform X1: MVKASNSGLFLPHNSLPSQNLNGMSASLEPVQPGYLPACASPVTYTIPANMNMPRIGIPSIPNLKTQQNGAQGLPQSLFEGFRQSSFPPFQNLLLAKKPSLKQNISALSRAYAGAVVPNAIPGCQRRFVIFDQSGTETRLIYSSLPTEMKPTPGSTKVTDGSYLNHKEHADKMDHINLTVPKLQEVWDENLLSAEESEMHEDTEEINALLCSDDDYDDDSEDDDEDDEVTSTGHSPLLIKNYEEIQGQIGELSEEVSDSDDQNKRQKLLDGGYTRSSQADIASSKRIAGVHTYDDDTEPSYAIGQNQEADTISILDTKQLKKDTVRQTLKILENIIPGAKDKDPVLVLDIAIDYLKSLKHRANTLGVNYS, from the coding sequence ATGGTTAAGGCTAGCAATTCGGGGTTGTTCTTACCTCATAATTCCTTGCCATCACAAAATCTCAATGGGATGAGCGCATCACTTGAGCCTGTGCAACCTGGATATTTGCCAGCATGTGCAAGTCCAGTTACATACACAATCCCAGCAAATATGAACATGCCAAGAATTGGGATCCCAAGTATCCCAAATTTGAAGACACAGCAAAACGGAGCCCAAGGGCTGCCTCAAAGTTTGTTCGAAGGGTTTCGTCAAAGTTCATTCCCTCCCTTCCAGAATTTACTTCTTGCTAAGAAGCCATCTCTGAAACAAAATATATCGGCTTTATCTCGTGCATATGCTGGGGCCGTTGTGCCAAATGCTATCCCTGGATGTCAGAGGAGATTTGTTATTTTTGATCAGTCTGGAACTGAAACAAGGTTAATATATAGTTCGCTCCCTACTGAAATGAAACCAACTCCAGGGTCGACAAAGGTGACTGATGGTTCTTACTTGAACCATAAAGAACATGCAGATAAAATGGACCATATCAATCTAACAGTGCCTAAGTTGCAGGAAGTATGGGATGAGAATCTCTTGAGTGCTGAAGAAAGTGAGATGCATGAAGACACTGAAGAAATCAATGCCTTGCTTTGCTCTGATGATGATTATGACGATGATAGCgaggatgatgatgaggatgatgaaGTAACTAGCACTGGCCACTCTCCCCTTCTGATTAAAAACTACGAGGAGATACAAGGACAAATAGGGGAACTATCAGAGGAAGTTTCTGATTCTGATGACCAAAACAAAAGGCAGAAATTGCTCGATGGTGGGTACACAAGATCATCACAAGCAGACATTGCTAGTTCCAAAAGAATAGCTGGAGTCCACACTTATGATGATGACACAGAACCAAGTTATGCTATTGGCCAAAATCAAGAAGCAGATACAATTTCTATTTTGGACACCAAGCAACTGAAAAAGGACACCGTTCGTCAAACATTGAAAATTCTGGAGAACATAATTCCTGGTGCAAAGGACAAGGACCCAGTGTTGGTTCTTGATATAGCTATAGATTACCTGAAGTCCTTGAAGCACAGAGCCAACACTTTAGGAGTGAACTACAGTTAA